A stretch of the Rhizomicrobium sp. genome encodes the following:
- a CDS encoding GtrA family protein codes for MSLAERIGALLRLRIVRFGAVGGAGFVVDEAVLWTFHHLLGLDPYSARVISIFCAATFTWWGNRNLTFAEHAATGGAGALAREWLKFMLANAVGALANYGTYVLCVRFAPLPLGNPLIATAVGVAVGLVFNFTLSKRFVFRPG; via the coding sequence GTGAGCCTGGCCGAGCGTATCGGCGCCCTGCTGCGCCTGCGGATCGTGCGCTTCGGCGCGGTCGGTGGCGCCGGCTTCGTGGTCGACGAGGCGGTGCTGTGGACCTTCCATCATCTGCTGGGCCTCGACCCCTACAGCGCGCGGGTGATCTCCATCTTCTGCGCCGCGACCTTCACCTGGTGGGGCAACCGCAACCTCACCTTCGCCGAGCACGCGGCCACCGGCGGCGCCGGAGCGCTGGCGCGGGAATGGCTGAAGTTCATGCTGGCCAACGCCGTCGGCGCGCTGGCGAACTATGGGACCTATGTGCTGTGCGTACGCTTCGCACCGCTGCCGCTCGGCAATCCGCTGATCGCGACCGCGGTTGGCGTGGCCGTCGGGCTGGTGTTCAATTTCACTCTGTCGAAGCGGTTCGTGTTCCGGCCCGGCTGA
- a CDS encoding glycosyltransferase family 2 protein: MTDPKIAVLLPCYNEEAAIGKTVRDFRTALPAADIFVYDNNSKDRTAEVAREAGAIVRNEPRQGKGNVMRRMFADVEADIYVLADGDDTYDATQAPALIAKLTSEELDLVTGRRVHTEAAAYRAGHVLGNRMLTGLTALMFGIELKDMLSGYRIMSRRFVKSFPFTAEGFGIETELTVHAVRLLMPMAEVDTAYKERPAGSASKLNTYRDGFRILFTIAKLIREERPLFFFSAIAALLAVISVALGWSLLVEYYHTGLVPRLPTALLATGLIIIAFLSLMSGLILDTVTRGRWEAKRMAYLSLRGPQDRRNS, from the coding sequence ATGACCGATCCGAAAATCGCCGTCCTCCTGCCCTGCTACAACGAGGAAGCCGCGATCGGGAAGACCGTGCGCGACTTCCGCACCGCGCTGCCGGCGGCCGACATCTTCGTCTACGACAACAATTCGAAGGACCGCACGGCGGAGGTCGCCCGGGAGGCGGGCGCCATCGTGCGCAACGAGCCGCGCCAGGGCAAGGGCAACGTCATGCGCCGGATGTTCGCCGACGTCGAGGCCGACATCTATGTGCTGGCGGACGGCGACGACACCTATGACGCGACGCAGGCGCCGGCGCTGATCGCCAAGCTGACCAGCGAGGAGCTCGACCTCGTCACCGGGCGGCGGGTGCATACCGAGGCCGCCGCGTACCGCGCCGGCCATGTCCTGGGCAACAGGATGCTGACCGGCTTGACCGCGCTGATGTTCGGGATCGAACTGAAGGACATGCTGAGCGGCTATCGCATCATGTCGCGGCGGTTCGTGAAGTCGTTTCCCTTCACGGCCGAGGGCTTCGGCATCGAGACCGAGCTGACCGTGCATGCGGTGCGCCTGCTGATGCCGATGGCCGAGGTCGACACGGCGTACAAGGAGCGGCCCGCCGGCTCGGCGAGCAAGCTCAACACCTATCGCGACGGATTCCGCATCCTGTTCACCATCGCCAAGCTGATCCGCGAGGAGCGGCCGCTGTTCTTCTTCAGCGCGATCGCGGCCTTGCTCGCGGTGATCTCGGTCGCCCTGGGCTGGTCGCTGCTGGTGGAATATTACCACACCGGCCTGGTGCCGCGGCTGCCGACCGCGCTGCTGGCGACGGGCCTGATCATCATCGCCTTCCTCTCGCTGATGAGCGGGCTGATCCTCGACACCGTCACGCGCGGCCGCTGGGAAGCCAAGCGCATGGCCTATCTGTCGCTGCGCGGCCCGCAAGACCGGCGCAACTCGTGA
- a CDS encoding glycosyltransferase family 1 protein, whose translation MRPLGRFPVPGKEHLKILIVTDAWKPQVNGVVTTLEMLGRELKALGHEVRYATPEGRFSLPLPTYPEIRLAIFPRQGLEKIIREFAPDAVHIATEGTMGMSARAICIEHGIEFTTAFHTRYPEYVHARFPFIPERWVWAWERWFHARGVATMARTPAMKRELEAQGFKNVRLWEGGVDVERFRPIPDATLPYPKPIFLYVGRVSIEKNIEAFLTLDLPGTKVVVGPGPAREALAAKYPQAKFLGPKSGEELVRCFAASDVNVFPSLTDTFGLVMLESLACGTPVATFPRDVMLDVVGNCAAAALDEDLGAACRRALTLPRELARHYALNHSGVASTRQFLNNLEIEQPQEG comes from the coding sequence GTGAGGCCGCTCGGCCGCTTTCCTGTGCCCGGCAAGGAACACCTCAAGATCCTGATCGTCACCGATGCGTGGAAGCCGCAGGTGAACGGCGTCGTCACGACGCTGGAGATGCTGGGCCGCGAGCTCAAGGCGCTCGGCCACGAGGTGCGCTATGCGACGCCCGAGGGCCGGTTCAGCCTGCCGCTGCCGACCTATCCCGAGATCCGTCTTGCGATCTTCCCACGCCAGGGGCTGGAGAAGATCATCCGCGAATTCGCCCCCGATGCGGTGCATATCGCGACTGAGGGTACGATGGGGATGAGCGCCCGGGCGATCTGCATCGAGCACGGCATCGAGTTCACCACCGCCTTCCATACCCGCTATCCAGAATACGTCCATGCCCGCTTCCCTTTCATCCCGGAGCGCTGGGTGTGGGCGTGGGAGCGCTGGTTCCATGCCCGGGGCGTTGCCACCATGGCGCGCACCCCCGCGATGAAGCGCGAGCTGGAAGCCCAAGGCTTCAAGAACGTCCGGCTGTGGGAAGGCGGCGTCGACGTCGAGCGCTTCCGCCCCATCCCGGACGCGACCCTGCCCTATCCCAAGCCGATCTTCCTTTATGTCGGCCGGGTGTCGATCGAGAAGAACATCGAGGCGTTCCTCACGCTCGACCTGCCAGGCACCAAGGTCGTCGTCGGCCCCGGCCCGGCCCGCGAAGCCCTGGCGGCGAAATACCCGCAGGCGAAATTCCTCGGCCCCAAGTCCGGCGAGGAGCTCGTACGCTGTTTCGCGGCCAGTGACGTGAACGTCTTCCCCAGCCTGACCGACACGTTCGGCCTGGTGATGCTGGAGTCGCTGGCCTGCGGGACGCCGGTGGCGACCTTCCCGCGCGACGTGATGCTGGACGTGGTGGGCAATTGCGCCGCCGCGGCGCTGGATGAGGACCTGGGAGCCGCCTGCCGCCGGGCCTTGACCTTGCCGCGCGAACTGGCGCGGCATTATGCCCTTAACCATTCGGGCGTGGCCTCCACGCGCCAATTCCTGAACAATCTGGAAATAGAGCAGCCGCAGGAAGGGTAG
- a CDS encoding UDP-2,3-diacylglucosamine diphosphatase, whose amino-acid sequence MARISWLVSPPVSFKPPRVASPPARPTRFHRTIFVSDIHLGTRGCKAEQLLDFLEQNSCETLYLVGDIVDGWQLKRRWFWPEAHSRVVHEILRKVDEGTRVIFVPGNHDEFLRGFCGRTYAGVEVVRETVHETADGKKLLVLHGDQFDGVIEFAKWLAHLGSWAYDKALAANEVLHGIRRKLGLPYWSLSNWLKHAVKDAVEYVCRFEEVVARAAESKGLDGVICGHIHQAAIRRIGNVLYHNDGDWVESCTALVEDASGHLEIIRWAAPVSAQATGSQEGAVAGEAAPVPA is encoded by the coding sequence ATGGCCCGTATCTCCTGGCTGGTATCGCCGCCGGTGTCTTTCAAGCCGCCGCGCGTCGCGTCGCCGCCGGCCCGGCCGACACGCTTCCACCGCACGATCTTCGTCTCCGACATCCATCTGGGGACACGGGGCTGCAAAGCCGAGCAGCTGCTGGACTTCCTCGAGCAGAACAGCTGCGAGACCCTTTATCTGGTCGGCGACATCGTCGACGGCTGGCAGCTCAAGCGCCGCTGGTTCTGGCCCGAGGCGCATAGCCGCGTGGTCCATGAGATCCTGCGCAAGGTCGACGAGGGCACCCGGGTGATCTTCGTTCCGGGCAATCACGACGAATTCCTGCGCGGCTTCTGCGGCCGCACCTATGCCGGCGTGGAAGTGGTGCGCGAGACCGTGCACGAGACGGCGGACGGCAAGAAGCTGCTGGTGCTGCACGGCGACCAGTTCGACGGCGTGATCGAGTTCGCCAAATGGCTCGCCCATCTGGGCTCCTGGGCCTACGACAAGGCGCTGGCCGCCAACGAGGTGCTGCACGGCATCCGCCGCAAGCTCGGCCTGCCCTATTGGTCGCTCTCCAACTGGCTCAAGCATGCCGTCAAGGACGCCGTCGAATATGTCTGCCGCTTCGAGGAAGTGGTGGCGCGGGCGGCCGAAAGCAAAGGCCTCGACGGCGTGATCTGCGGCCACATCCACCAGGCGGCGATCCGCCGGATCGGCAACGTCCTCTACCATAACGATGGAGACTGGGTTGAAAGCTGCACAGCCCTTGTCGAAGATGCCAGCGGACATCTGGAGATCATTCGTTGGGCCGCTCCCGTTTCAGCCCAAGCCACAGGATCCCAAGAGGGGGCCGTCGCCGGCGAAGCCGCGCCTGTACCCGCGTAG
- a CDS encoding N-formylglutamate amidohydrolase — MAQAGSGRTGDGDAELAGLYAEPFRIHRPFRQTVPFVFASPHSGRAYPASFVAMSRLSALSLRRSEDAFVEELFCGAVALGAPMIAARFPRAFLDANRAPAEIDSAMFEGALAVTVDTPTPRVAAGLGVIPRIVRDGAEIYRAKLPARDAEERLTRLYRPYHAALRELVEETRALFGVAVVIDCHSMPSAAAIPDVVLGDRYGMAAAPLVTRAAELAFESQGFRHARNTPYAGGYTTHLHGRRDQDVHALQVEINRAIYLDEERIAKGPHFELVHARLTEVITRLVGIEPGLLARSRRHSLAAE; from the coding sequence ATGGCGCAGGCGGGATCAGGCAGGACGGGTGACGGCGACGCCGAGCTGGCCGGACTGTATGCCGAACCCTTTCGCATCCATCGCCCGTTCCGCCAGACGGTGCCCTTCGTCTTCGCCTCGCCCCATTCGGGCCGCGCCTACCCCGCCAGCTTCGTGGCGATGAGCCGGCTCAGCGCGCTTTCGTTGCGCCGCTCGGAGGACGCCTTCGTCGAGGAGCTGTTTTGCGGTGCGGTGGCGCTGGGCGCGCCGATGATCGCCGCTCGCTTTCCGCGCGCCTTCCTGGACGCCAACCGGGCGCCGGCGGAAATCGACAGCGCGATGTTCGAGGGCGCCCTTGCGGTCACGGTCGACACGCCGACACCGCGCGTGGCGGCGGGGCTGGGCGTGATCCCGCGGATCGTGCGCGATGGGGCGGAGATCTACCGCGCCAAGCTCCCGGCGCGCGACGCCGAGGAGCGGCTGACCCGGCTTTATCGGCCTTATCACGCCGCCTTGAGGGAATTGGTGGAGGAAACCCGCGCGCTGTTCGGCGTGGCCGTCGTCATCGATTGCCACTCGATGCCGTCCGCCGCCGCCATCCCCGACGTGGTGCTGGGCGACCGCTACGGCATGGCCGCGGCGCCGCTCGTGACCCGGGCCGCGGAGCTCGCCTTCGAATCGCAGGGCTTCCGGCATGCACGCAACACGCCCTATGCCGGCGGCTACACGACGCATCTGCACGGACGACGCGACCAGGACGTGCATGCGCTGCAGGTCGAAATCAACCGCGCGATCTATCTGGACGAGGAGCGGATCGCCAAAGGGCCGCATTTCGAGCTGGTCCATGCCCGGCTGACCGAGGTGATCACCCGCCTGGTCGGCATCGAGCCGGGCCTGTTGGCCCGCAGCCGCCGGCATAGCCTGGCCGCCGAGTGA
- a CDS encoding response regulator: MAHILLAEDDESLRKFLAQALVKAGHAVTDFGDGGDAYECLKGFRFDLLVTDIVMPGMDGIELAKRAAEMDQALKIMFITGFAAVALHPSANAPKQAKVLSKPFHLREIVAEVDRMIAA, translated from the coding sequence ATGGCGCATATTCTTCTGGCAGAAGACGACGAAAGCTTGCGCAAGTTCCTCGCGCAGGCGCTGGTGAAGGCCGGCCATGCGGTCACCGATTTCGGCGATGGCGGCGATGCCTACGAGTGCCTGAAGGGCTTCCGCTTCGATCTTCTGGTCACCGACATTGTGATGCCGGGCATGGACGGCATCGAACTCGCCAAGCGCGCGGCCGAGATGGACCAGGCCTTGAAGATCATGTTCATCACCGGCTTCGCGGCGGTCGCGCTGCATCCCTCGGCGAACGCACCCAAGCAGGCGAAGGTGTTGTCGAAGCCCTTCCATCTGCGCGAGATCGTCGCCGAAGTCGACCGCATGATCGCGGCGTAA
- a CDS encoding energy transducer TonB: MQIARHDILSTRPSGMTPRRAAIIGTVALLHVGAAYMLVSGMAQHIIANVDHTLTVDLTERTVPPKPVPIPPTPVLAVPVEKQVYVPEPKFDIARDEPVIQATQHDPRPLQPTEPTALPVDRGAVAVAGTHTTPPYPALESRLGHTGTVTLTVMVAPDGNVASASVAQSSGFPELDQAAIAWVVGHWKYKPALESGNAVASRTLAAVKFDLTQAHR, encoded by the coding sequence ATGCAGATTGCACGACACGACATACTGAGCACACGGCCCTCTGGGATGACGCCGCGGCGCGCGGCGATCATCGGCACGGTGGCGCTGCTGCATGTGGGGGCGGCCTATATGCTCGTCAGCGGCATGGCGCAGCACATCATCGCGAATGTCGATCACACCCTCACGGTCGATCTCACGGAAAGGACCGTTCCGCCGAAGCCGGTCCCCATCCCGCCGACGCCGGTGCTTGCGGTCCCGGTCGAGAAGCAGGTCTACGTGCCTGAACCCAAATTCGACATCGCGCGGGACGAGCCGGTGATCCAGGCGACGCAGCATGACCCGCGTCCGCTCCAGCCGACCGAGCCGACCGCCTTGCCGGTCGACCGGGGCGCTGTCGCCGTTGCAGGCACCCATACGACGCCGCCTTATCCGGCGCTCGAAAGCCGCTTGGGCCATACGGGTACGGTGACTTTGACCGTCATGGTGGCGCCGGACGGCAACGTGGCTTCGGCCAGCGTCGCGCAGTCGAGCGGTTTCCCCGAACTGGATCAGGCCGCCATCGCCTGGGTGGTCGGACACTGGAAGTACAAGCCGGCCCTTGAGAGCGGCAATGCCGTGGCGAGCCGAACCTTGGCGGCAGTGAAGTTCGACCTGACACAGGCCCATCGCTAA
- a CDS encoding tyrosine-type recombinase/integrase yields MTNTLLPWLQKVKSNYVVTYHGDRVFSVKKAFQRLLKIAKGLPERISPYCIRHTMAKELRRRGVPPREVQGMLGHKAAGLRTTEIYAKYDPSYLRAARLAINEVMADINARTTKRNIVLPSQPKLVVVGSVS; encoded by the coding sequence ATGACCAACACGCTGCTGCCATGGTTACAGAAAGTGAAGTCCAATTACGTCGTCACCTATCACGGTGACCGTGTCTTCTCGGTCAAGAAGGCCTTCCAGCGCCTGCTCAAGATAGCCAAAGGCTTGCCAGAGCGGATTTCGCCCTACTGCATCCGGCACACCATGGCGAAAGAACTCAGGCGTCGCGGCGTTCCGCCCCGGGAGGTCCAAGGCATGTTGGGACACAAGGCCGCTGGACTGCGGACGACGGAGATCTACGCCAAATACGATCCGAGCTATCTGCGTGCGGCACGGCTCGCCATTAACGAGGTCATGGCGGACATCAACGCAAGAACGACGAAGCGCAATATCGTTCTGCCGAGCCAGCCGAAACTGGTCGTTGTGGGTTCTGTAAGTTGA
- a CDS encoding helix-turn-helix domain-containing protein, producing the protein MPGRKGVNLAVHIRRPEGPGHFTAAGFHVPRDYLVLLLGSVVATRLLAKSGAHGSGRPDCDEFIPSTVFLKLCLEQMRITDDESFGISAKPIPKGTLGILMAAAGQGNNLGEALKRFAAAAVLLRPDIKVAVRRNRRGLSIALSYEGKRTARMELFVETFALTIHCAFRWLTGRRLRPLQAILAEPIGRFRKTMLKSVLRCPTIVKGSGATLSYRASDAAAPLAPVKYNTWAAHEFVEFMRLLEEAAADRNSRTTEGAPAIVRDVREAIYGGLHGETAVARHLRMSSATLRRRLADAGSSFRALLDDVQRGTAATLLMTDKSFEEIAAEIGYSDARSFRRAGQRWFGMTPSAYRRGQAPRHKRPV; encoded by the coding sequence GTGCCAGGGAGAAAAGGCGTGAATCTCGCCGTCCACATCCGCCGTCCCGAAGGACCTGGGCATTTCACGGCGGCAGGCTTTCATGTGCCGAGAGATTACTTGGTTCTGCTTCTGGGGTCCGTCGTGGCCACGCGGCTGCTGGCGAAATCCGGCGCGCACGGCAGTGGCCGTCCGGATTGCGACGAATTCATACCCTCGACCGTATTTCTGAAACTGTGCCTCGAACAGATGCGCATAACCGACGACGAATCCTTCGGCATATCGGCCAAACCCATCCCCAAAGGCACGCTCGGCATCCTCATGGCCGCCGCCGGCCAGGGCAACAATCTGGGTGAGGCTCTGAAACGTTTCGCCGCTGCCGCGGTGCTTTTGAGGCCGGATATCAAGGTCGCCGTAAGGCGGAACAGGCGGGGGCTCAGCATCGCCTTGAGCTATGAAGGCAAGCGAACCGCGCGCATGGAATTGTTCGTCGAGACCTTCGCGCTCACGATCCATTGCGCCTTTCGCTGGCTCACGGGCCGCCGCTTGCGGCCGCTGCAGGCGATATTGGCCGAGCCGATCGGTCGATTCCGGAAGACCATGCTGAAGAGCGTTCTTCGCTGCCCAACAATCGTGAAAGGTAGCGGGGCGACGCTGTCCTATCGGGCAAGTGACGCGGCGGCGCCCCTCGCGCCGGTCAAATACAATACCTGGGCGGCGCATGAATTCGTCGAGTTCATGCGCCTGCTCGAGGAAGCGGCAGCCGACCGCAACTCACGCACGACCGAGGGCGCTCCGGCAATTGTCAGGGATGTTCGCGAGGCGATTTACGGCGGACTGCACGGTGAGACGGCGGTGGCGCGACATCTGCGGATGAGCTCGGCCACGCTACGGCGGCGGCTTGCGGATGCTGGCAGCTCGTTCCGCGCCTTGCTGGACGATGTTCAGCGCGGCACGGCCGCGACGCTGCTGATGACCGACAAATCCTTCGAGGAGATCGCCGCCGAAATCGGCTATTCCGACGCGCGCAGCTTCCGGCGCGCCGGCCAGCGCTGGTTCGGCATGACGCCCAGCGCCTATCGGCGAGGACAGGCACCGCGCCACAAGCGGCCAGTGTAA
- a CDS encoding acyl-CoA dehydrogenase family protein: MNLALTSEELLFRREVRAFLDEHLTAELRAAGRATTSVFTPKAFSIAWQKILHAKGWVAPSWPKQYGGTGWTEMQRYIFAAECARAGAPGLAPMGLRMVGPVIMGYGTPEQKAHYLPRILSGEDYWCQGYSEPGSGSDLASLSLRAISDGDDYVLNGSKIWTTHAHWANKMFCLVRTRAEGKPQAGITFLLLDMASAGITVAPIITLAGEHELNQVFFTDVRVSKAGRLGEENDGWTVAKYLLEFERGGGAAAGLKVALERLRQMAEAEPAGGGDALRDDPDFRRKLAEAAIRIETIEMTEHRVMCALASGGNPGPASSMLKMQSTEAMQRLDEIGIEVAGHYALVEQPEARMPGSNIEPVGPAHSLHTMARYLNNRAASIYGGSNEIQRDIIARHVLRL, translated from the coding sequence GTGAATCTTGCGTTGACGTCTGAAGAGTTGCTGTTCCGCCGCGAGGTGCGCGCGTTCCTGGACGAGCATCTGACGGCCGAGCTGCGCGCGGCGGGACGCGCCACGACCAGCGTCTTCACGCCGAAGGCTTTCAGCATCGCCTGGCAGAAAATCCTGCACGCCAAGGGGTGGGTCGCGCCAAGCTGGCCGAAGCAATATGGCGGCACCGGCTGGACGGAAATGCAGCGCTACATCTTCGCCGCGGAATGTGCCCGTGCGGGTGCGCCTGGCCTGGCGCCGATGGGGCTCAGGATGGTCGGTCCCGTGATCATGGGCTATGGCACGCCGGAGCAGAAGGCGCATTACCTGCCGCGCATCCTTTCCGGCGAGGATTACTGGTGCCAGGGCTATTCCGAGCCGGGTTCTGGCTCGGATCTGGCATCGCTGTCTCTGCGCGCGATCTCCGACGGCGACGATTACGTGCTGAACGGCTCCAAGATATGGACCACGCACGCCCATTGGGCGAACAAAATGTTCTGCCTGGTGCGCACCCGGGCCGAAGGCAAGCCCCAGGCTGGCATCACCTTCCTGCTGCTCGACATGGCGAGCGCAGGTATCACCGTCGCCCCCATTATCACGCTGGCGGGCGAGCACGAGCTGAACCAGGTGTTCTTCACCGATGTGCGCGTGTCCAAGGCGGGCCGATTGGGCGAGGAGAATGACGGCTGGACGGTCGCCAAATATCTCCTCGAATTCGAACGCGGTGGCGGCGCGGCGGCCGGCCTGAAGGTCGCGCTGGAGCGGCTGCGCCAGATGGCGGAAGCCGAACCCGCCGGCGGCGGCGACGCCCTGCGCGACGATCCGGATTTTCGCCGCAAGCTGGCTGAAGCCGCGATTCGGATCGAGACGATCGAGATGACGGAGCACCGCGTCATGTGCGCCCTGGCCTCCGGCGGCAATCCGGGTCCGGCGTCCTCGATGCTGAAGATGCAGAGCACCGAGGCCATGCAGCGCCTGGACGAAATCGGCATCGAAGTGGCGGGCCACTATGCGCTGGTAGAGCAGCCCGAAGCCCGCATGCCGGGCTCGAATATAGAACCGGTCGGCCCGGCGCACAGCCTCCACACAATGGCGCGCTATCTCAACAACCGCGCGGCGTCGATCTATGGCGGCTCCAACGAAATCCAGCGCGACATCATCGCCCGCCATGTGCTGCGCCTCTGA
- a CDS encoding fatty acid--CoA ligase encodes MSSSQSAAPLDHAQIPTLADIPRYHARVRPDDIALSFEGRDTSFDALDRHSNQVAHALIEAGARPGDRICYVGKNSDHYFELLLGAAKAGVVMTPIGWRLAPREVAFMANDAEARFLFVGPESMALVRQIGGELDKVEQIVAMEDDAAEFPLYEAWRDRQSDTDPARPIRETDIALQLYTSGTTGNPKGAMLRHVNLLGGRRLAAEAGLDWNQWGPGDVSLVAMPVAHIGGTGWGIVGLYNGAKGVVAREFDPTKVLDFIERDRISKMFMVPAALQIVVSQPRAREVDYSRLKYILYGASPIPLDLLRECMAVFGCGFCQQYGMTETCGTVAYLPPEDHDPAGNPRMRSAGIPMPGVELKVMDEAGKTLGPGVIGEVAIRSVANMAGYWHLPEATAKTVDSEGWLRTGDAGYLDADGYLYIQDRVKDMIISGGENIYPAEVESSIYGHPDIAEVAVIGVPDERWGEAVKAVVVPKPGRTVDAADVIAFARSRIAHFKAPKSIDVIAALPRNASGKILRRQLREPYWASRERRVN; translated from the coding sequence ATGAGTTCATCGCAATCGGCTGCCCCGCTCGATCACGCACAGATTCCGACCCTTGCGGATATCCCGCGTTACCACGCGCGCGTTCGGCCCGACGACATCGCCCTGTCGTTCGAGGGCCGCGACACGAGTTTCGATGCGCTCGACCGGCACAGCAACCAGGTCGCCCACGCGCTCATCGAGGCCGGGGCGCGGCCGGGCGACCGCATCTGCTATGTCGGCAAGAACAGCGACCATTATTTCGAACTGCTGCTCGGTGCGGCGAAGGCCGGGGTGGTGATGACGCCGATCGGCTGGCGGCTGGCGCCGCGCGAAGTCGCCTTTATGGCGAATGATGCGGAGGCCCGATTCCTTTTCGTCGGCCCGGAGTCGATGGCGCTGGTTCGCCAGATCGGCGGCGAGCTCGATAAAGTCGAACAAATCGTCGCCATGGAAGACGACGCGGCAGAATTTCCGCTCTATGAGGCGTGGCGCGATCGACAAAGCGACACCGATCCCGCACGGCCGATCCGGGAAACGGACATCGCCCTGCAACTCTACACCTCCGGCACCACGGGTAATCCCAAAGGCGCGATGCTGCGGCACGTCAATCTGCTCGGCGGACGGCGCCTGGCCGCGGAAGCCGGGCTCGACTGGAACCAGTGGGGTCCGGGCGATGTCAGCCTCGTGGCGATGCCGGTCGCGCATATCGGCGGCACCGGCTGGGGCATCGTCGGCCTCTACAACGGCGCCAAAGGCGTCGTGGCGCGCGAGTTCGATCCGACCAAGGTGCTCGATTTCATCGAGCGCGACAGGATTTCGAAAATGTTCATGGTGCCGGCGGCGCTGCAGATCGTCGTCAGCCAGCCGCGCGCCCGCGAGGTCGATTACAGCCGCCTGAAATACATCCTCTATGGCGCCTCGCCCATTCCGCTCGACCTCTTGCGCGAATGCATGGCGGTGTTCGGCTGCGGCTTCTGCCAGCAATACGGCATGACCGAAACCTGCGGCACGGTCGCCTATCTGCCGCCGGAGGATCACGATCCGGCCGGCAATCCGCGCATGCGCTCCGCCGGCATCCCAATGCCGGGCGTGGAATTGAAGGTGATGGACGAAGCTGGAAAAACGTTGGGGCCCGGCGTCATCGGCGAAGTCGCGATCCGCTCGGTGGCGAACATGGCCGGCTATTGGCACCTGCCGGAGGCGACGGCCAAGACGGTCGACAGTGAGGGCTGGCTACGGACCGGCGACGCCGGCTATCTCGACGCCGACGGCTATCTCTACATCCAGGACCGTGTCAAGGACATGATCATCAGCGGCGGCGAGAACATCTATCCCGCCGAAGTCGAAAGCTCGATCTACGGCCATCCCGACATCGCCGAAGTCGCGGTGATCGGCGTGCCCGATGAAAGATGGGGCGAGGCGGTAAAGGCCGTCGTGGTCCCCAAGCCCGGCCGCACCGTCGATGCCGCCGATGTCATCGCCTTCGCCCGCTCGCGCATAGCCCATTTCAAGGCGCCCAAGAGCATCGACGTGATCGCTGCCCTGCCGCGCAACGCTTCGGGCAAGATCCTGCGCCGCCAGTTGCGCGAGCCCTATTGGGCGAGCCGCGAGCGGCGGGTGAATTGA